The following are encoded together in the Anopheles nili chromosome 3, idAnoNiliSN_F5_01, whole genome shotgun sequence genome:
- the LOC128727689 gene encoding RNA-binding protein squid-like: MADMQDSEMNGSSQDTQENGNNQETQMDSDEPSESNMPIEEATDDGGGSAVEGGGGGGSGSGDGQAGRDDDRKLFVGGLSWETNEKDLREYFNKYGDIESINVKTDPATGWSRGFAFIVYKVADSIDKVIEAGPHTLNNKKIDPKRAKARSGKIFVGGLTTDISDDDIRTFFGKFGKIVEVELPFDKQKNQRKGFCFITYDSAQVVNELLKSPKQTINGKEVDVKKATPKPDGQMGGAGGGMGRGGYMRGGMHVRGGGGMRGRGGNKGGFGQGWGGGGYGGYDAYGYGGGHSYDGVGGGGFNGGFGFGGGGYGGGGFMNGGRSGGQRGGNKNGNGGGGGFKQRGAGGGGGDRQPRHTPY; encoded by the coding sequence ATGGCCGATATGCAGGACTCCGAAATGAACGGTTCCAGCCAAGATACGCAGGAAAACGGCAACAACCAAGAGACCCAGATGGACAGCGATGAACCAAGTGAGAGCAATATGCCAATCGAAGAGGCCACTGATGATGGCGGCGGAAGCGCCGTCGAAGGAGGCGGAGGTGGCGGTAGCGGCAGTGGTGATGGCCAAGCCGGCCGGGACGACGACCGGAAGCTGTTCGTTGGAGGACTCAGCTGGGAAACCAACGAGAAAGACCTGCGGGAGTACTTCAACAAATACGGCGATATCGAGAGCATCAACGTCAAAACCGACCCGGCGACGGGATGGTCCCGCGGTTTCGCCTTCATCGTGTACAAAGTGGCGGATTCGATCGACAAAGTTATAGAAGCAGGCCCCCATACACTTAACAACAAAAAGATCGACCCGAAGCGGGCGAAGGCGCGTTCTGGCAAAATTTTCGTCGGCGGGTTGACGACCGACATCAGCGATGACGATATCCGGACGTTCTTCGGGAAGTTCGGCAAAATCGTGGAGGTGGAACTGCCTTTCGACAAACAGAAGAACCAACGCAAGGGTTTCTGCTTCATTACGTACGACTCGGCACAGGTAGTGAACGAGTTGCTGAAGAGTCCCAAGCAAACTATTAACGGCAAGGAGGTGGACGTGAAGAAGGCTACTCCCAAACCAGACGGTCAGATGGGCGGTGCAGGCGGCGGGATGGGTCGCGGAGGCTACATGCGAGGCGGCATGCATGTCCGGGGTGGTGGAGGCATGCGTGGTCGTGGCGGAAACAAGGGCGGCTTTGGACAGGGTTGGGGTGGAGGCGGTTACGGTGGCTATGATGCCTATGGGTACGGGGGTGGCCACAGCTACGATGGCGTCGGCGGTGGAGGGTTCAACGGTGGCTTTGGTTTCGGTGGAGGCGGCtacggtggcggtggcttcATGAACGGTGGTCGTTCGGGTGGCCAGCGAGGAGGTAATAAGAATGGTAATGGCGGAGGCGGCGGATTTAAGCAGCGTGGggctggtgggggtggtggtgaccGTCAGCCGCGGCACACACCGTActga
- the LOC128723626 gene encoding protein phosphatase 1 regulatory subunit 12A isoform X2 has protein sequence MSLDNRNTSAQFKRAEQLKRWEESEMNKKLSGLLKSPSSRRIKFSSGCIFLAACSASDKDEVDLLLKSGADIDTANVDGLTALHQACIDDNLDMVEFLVQKGADVNRKDNEGWTPLHATASCGFISIARYLIENGADLASINSDGELAVDLANSDAMEDLIQHHLDEQEIDCEEARQAEERIMLCDATKWLRTDSSDCDKPHPKTGATAIHVAAGKGYIGVLKLLLEGRGDIDRQDVDGWTPLHAAAYWGQKEATQMLLNASADIDILNYSGQQAIDIAQDDIVSMLKDARKNAKRTKRRPPSHGHRITDNFENNTETPTKVIRVEMKPIDSNKEKEVGLVAVGHDDDDEEQQEPEVPEEPEEQEESDEKDEEEKEETPDDTVDEEPMEEEVVVEEEEEEEEEEQEEEEEDEDAEEDEEQKEIVSNEKKHPSPAQDVTDSMDALSHRSPYQRVLSQAVRVGVDKDNEENVETENEDEGDEEDNVSVSSEPYSSSNPSADSSLTESETDELRPRPVPIISRPEPIALTGQIVVPKPRATDSAPPASVRTQVPPPATPASNPPPPTAPWRRQRAVPTPVPRQFYEHEEPAAAPPRSTDEIDYANLYFASKRNLSEKENQPTEPDVILRRTQSFENDEKFYQKYAELRARIQANSCPHTILPSTPNNTKTSTTANNIGSNNNNTATTTTTTPATNVSSYLVQRSASLKDHRTLRKTTSNLVLGNTTTTPSAAVGPPVGLTSGTTNQSATGTTTAVNQSTTGSATATSATVSPPISPSGTPTTTPTAGQIRRSFVPPTRDEESETQRKAHAKRVRETRRSTQGVTLDEIKSAEQLVKKKNNATGAANESDTMASATATATTTPSSPLSSSASLSSNIDTSSFGSVSVNDRVPSVGGSTDQQQSSSHHVPSTASSAASDASSGAGKAPRSEQTAEEVAVSASFTIAAPGTGIEDGGDAGGGGSEVRRRRRSVPEQDEEEDDSKVTVSYTISAPVRQISPSSPRTNVTNSKESGELLSGAIAGDVPAVSATFHVPTVAGTDGVATSATIRTSSGAGGVVSNSDSSTVPTTTTTSNINTSVSSNNNHNTAATYTKRSLFDIDNANSLTLAEKLRHEANKYAIAAVADGDLDSHLTSRVTSSGGEGNGSSPNAPADNSATSAAAVPPASPTLRKADSAAMAAATAERRPSWRLKVDGGSKFKLEDASTPNAATQSSSASYESAAGNQAAEHGLGTAKLTSSSALAQRRAQQQNGDSTTTTGSTSSSSVTGSRPLAAGEQYNRVPGGASSTEQPTAATAAGGDTSSLLHLRRPPKSTGSAVGGEDNKENDKENDNRSTAQATQAVIQRRRRQKRRSTGVVTVGMEDLDPDRQDSPVDGEEKETGSERGRSRVGSTASELDTANQPQDSSRENGGDFIDYKALYEQEKADHDKLKMALRKKDEEVVTLKAALDRFTTATTKNNSLSELEKRERRAMERKMSEMEEELKLLQKYKTENERLRAENRALTRVVSKLTTSAQNQLHVSKQQ, from the exons GCCTGCATAGATGATAATCTGGATATGGTGGAGTTTCTAGTACAGAAAGGCGCCGACGTCAACCGAAAGGACAACGAAGGATGGACACCACTCCACGCAACAGCCTCATGCGG ATTTATAAGCATAGCACGCTACCTAATAGAGAACGGTGCAGATTTAGCGTCAATCAACAGCGATGGAGAGCTGGCGGTGGATCTGGCCAACTCAGACGCCATGGAGGACCTCATACAGCATCACCTCGATGAGCAGGAGATCGATTGCGAAGAGGCGCGTCAGGCGGAGGAGCGCATCATGCTTTGCGACGCGACCAAATGGCTCCGCACGGACAGTTCTGATTGTGATAAGCCGCACCCGAAGACAGGTGCCACTGCGATCCATGTTGCGGCCGGCAAGGGCTATATCGGCGTGCTGAAACTATTGCTTGAGGGCCGGGGTGATATCGACCGGCAGGATGTGGACGGTTGGACGCCACTGCATGCGGCCGCATACTGGGGCCAGAAGGAAGCCACACAGATGCTGCTGAACGCCAGTGCCGACATCGACATTCTGAACTACAGCGGTCAGCAGGCGATCGACATCGCCCAGGACGATATCGTATCGATGCTGAAAGACGCCCGGAAGAACGCGAAGCGCACGAAGCGCCGACCACCTAGTCACGGCCATAG AATTACGgacaattttgaaaataatacgGAAACTCCGACAAAGGTGATTCGGGTTGAGATGAAACCGATCGACAGCAACAAGGAGAAGGAAG TTGGACTCGTCGCCGTCggccacgacgacgacgatgaagagCAACAAGAACCCGAAGTGCCAGAAGAAccagaagaacaagaagaatcAGATGAAAAAGAtgaagaggagaaggaggagacGCCTGATGATACGGTAGACGAGGAGCCCATGGAGGAAGAAGTGGTGgtggaagaggaggaagaggaggaggaggaggagcaggaggaggaagaagaggatgAGGATgcagaagaagatgaagagcAGAAGGAGATCGTATCAAATGAGAAGAAACACCCGAGTCCTGCGCAGGATGTCACCGATTCGATGGATGCTTTATCGCACCGATCTCCGTATCAACGAGTATTATCACAAGCTGTGCGAGTGGGTGTAGATAAAGATAATGAAGAGAATGtcgaaacggaaaacgaagACGAAGGAGATGAAGAAGACAATGTCAGCGTGTCGTCGGAACCGTACTCTTCCTCGAATCCTTCCGCCGATAGTAGTCTGACCGAGTCCGAAACAG ATGAACTGAGACCACGGCCGGTGCCGATCATCTCGCGCCCAGAGCCCATTGCTCTAACTGGTCAGATTGTAGTGCCAAAACCTCGCGCCACCGATTCGGCACCTCCTGCTAGCGTGAGGACACAGGTGCCACCGCCGGCAACCCCGGCCAGCAATCCTCCTCCACCAACGGCCCCATGGCGTAGGCAGCGTGCCGTCCCGACACCCGTCCCACGCCAGTTCTACGAGCATGAAGAGCCTGCAGCTGCGCCTCCACGATCGACGGATGAAATCGACTACGCTAACCTCTATTTCGCATCCAAACGCAACC tttcggaaaaagaaaaccaaccaaccgaaccggatgTGATACTGCGGAGGACCCAGAGTTTCGAGAACGATGAAAA GTTCTACCAGAAGTACGCAGAGCTGCGAGCGCGGATACAGGCTAACTCATGTCCTCACACGATCCTACCATCGACGCCTAATAACACTAAAACTAGTACCACCGCGAACAACATTGgcagcaacaataacaacactGCCACTACTACGACTACGACACCGGCAACTAACGTGTCGTCCTATTTGGTGCAGCGATCGGCTTCACTGAAGGATCATCGAACGTTAAG GAAAACAACCAGCAATTTGGTGCTGGGAAATACAACGACAACCCCGTCCGCAGCGGTTGGACCGCCGGTTGGGCTTACTTCCGGCACAACCAATCAATCAGCAACAGGCACGACGACCGCTGTGAATCAGTCAACAACCGGCAGTGCTACTGCTACATCCGCCACCGTCTCGCCACCGATCAGTCCTTCCGGAACACCAACAACTACACCCACTGCCGGACAGATCAGAAG ATCATTCGTACCACCGACGCGGGATGAAGAAAGCGAAACTCAACGGAAGGCCCATGCCAAGCGTGTACGAGAGACTCGTCGCTCGACCCAGGGCGTCACTCTTGACGAGATCAAGAGCGCCGAACAGttggtgaagaagaagaacaacgCTACAGGAGCTGCCAACGAG AGCGACACAATGGCATCTGCGACCGCGACTGCAACCACGACACCATCATCCCCATTATCATCCTCTGCTTCTCTCTCATCCAACATCGACACATCGTCGTTTGGATCCGTATCCGTGAACGACCGCGTGCCGTCGGTTGGCGGAAGCACCGATCAGCAGCAAAGTAGCAGCCATCACGTTCCTTCCACGGCATCATCTGCCGCCAGTGACGCCAGTAGCGGTGCCGGAAAGGCACCCCGCAGTGAGCAGACCGCAGAAGAGGTGGCGGTTTCTGCCAGCTTCACGATAGCCGCTCCAGGAACAGGCATCGAGGACGGTGGTGatgctggcggtggaggaAGTGAGGTTAGGAGACGGCGCCGGAGTGTTCCGGAACAGGACGAGGAAGAGGACGACAGTAAAGTGACGGTATCGTACACGATCAGTGCTCCGGTGCGGCAGATCTCACCTAGTAGCCCGAGGACGAACGTTACCAACTCCAAAGAAAGTGGCGAGCTGCTGAGTGGAGCCATTGCTGGTGATGTTCCTGCCGTTTCGGCAACGTTCCACGTGCCTACAGTTGCCGGAACAGATG GAGTTGCGACCTCAGCCACCATCCGAACATCGTCCGGAGCGGGTGGTGTCGTGAGTAATAGCGATAGTAGTACCgtccccaccaccaccaccacctccaacATCAACACCAGTGTATCCTctaacaacaaccacaacacaGCCGCAACCTACACTAAACGTTCACTGTTCGATATCGATAACGCCAACTCACTAACATTGGCCGAAAAGCTGCGCCACGAGGCAAACAAGTACGCCATCGCGGCCGTAGCGGATGGCGATCTGGACAGCCATCTTACATCCCGGGTAACAAGTAGCGGTGGCGAAGGGAACGGCAGCAGCCCGAATGCACCTGCGGACAATAGTGCCacgagtgctgctgctgttccgcCGGCGTCACCGACGCTGCGGAAGGCCGATTCCGCTGCGATGGCGGCTGCAACTGCCGAACGGAGACCCTCGTGGCGGTTGAAGGTGGACGGTGGCAGCAAG TTCAAACTGGAAGATGCGTCCACACCGAATGCCGCCACACAGTCGTCGTCGGCATCGTACGAATCAGCCGCCGGTAATCAAGCGGCAGAGCACGGTTTGGGCACTGCTAAGCTCACTTCCTCCTCCGCACTAGCCCAACGGAGGGCGCAACAGCAAAATGGCGATTCTACTACTACCACGGGATCGACGAGCAGCTCCAGCGTCACTGGTTCTCGTCCCCTGGCCGCCGGAGAACAGTACAACCGTGTGCCGGGTGGCGCTTCATCGACGGAACAACCTAcggctgctactgctgctggcggtGATACTAGTTCACTGCTGCATCTGCGACGGCCACCGAAGTCGACTGGTTCTGCGGTAGGCGGCGAAGACAATAAGGAGAACGACAAGGAGAATGACAATCGTAGCACGGCACAGGCAACGCAGGCGGTTATCCAGCGACGTCGGCGACAGAAACGTCGTTCAACCGGCGTTGTTACCGTTGGAATGGAG GATCTTGATCCCGATAGGCAAGATTCTCCCGtcgatggagaagaaaaagag ACTGGCTCGGAACGAGGTCGATCGCGTGTCGGTTCGACGGCTTCCGAGCTAGACACCGCCAACCAGCCGCAGGATTCATCGCGAGAAAATGGTGGCGATTTCATCGATTACAAAGCTCTCTATGAACAGGAAAA GGCCGATCATGATAAGCTTAAGATGGCTTTACGTAAGAAAGATGAAGAGGTGGTAACGCTTAAGGCAGCCCTCGATCGATTTACTACAGCG ACCACCAAAAACAACTCACTCTCTGAGCTGGAGAAGCGCGAACGGCGCGCCATGGAGCGAAAGATGTCGGAGATGGAAGAGGAGTTGAAG CTGTTGCAAAAGTATAAAACCGAAAACGAACGCCTACGGGCGGAAAATCGTGCCCTTACACGTGTCGTTTCGAAGCTAACGACATCAGCACAGAACCAACTACACGTCAGCAAACAGCAGTAG
- the LOC128723626 gene encoding protein phosphatase 1 regulatory subunit 12A isoform X1, with amino-acid sequence MSLDNRNTSAQFKRAEQLKRWEESEMNKKLSGLLKSPSSRRIKFSSGCIFLAACSASDKDEVDLLLKSGADIDTANVDGLTALHQACIDDNLDMVEFLVQKGADVNRKDNEGWTPLHATASCGFISIARYLIENGADLASINSDGELAVDLANSDAMEDLIQHHLDEQEIDCEEARQAEERIMLCDATKWLRTDSSDCDKPHPKTGATAIHVAAGKGYIGVLKLLLEGRGDIDRQDVDGWTPLHAAAYWGQKEATQMLLNASADIDILNYSGQQAIDIAQDDIVSMLKDARKNAKRTKRRPPSHGHRITDNFENNTETPTKVIRVEMKPIDSNKEKEVGLVAVGHDDDDEEQQEPEVPEEPEEQEESDEKDEEEKEETPDDTVDEEPMEEEVVVEEEEEEEEEEQEEEEEDEDAEEDEEQKEIVSNEKKHPSPAQDVTDSMDALSHRSPYQRVLSQAVRVGVDKDNEENVETENEDEGDEEDNVSVSSEPYSSSNPSADSSLTESETDELRPRPVPIISRPEPIALTGQIVVPKPRATDSAPPASVRTQVPPPATPASNPPPPTAPWRRQRAVPTPVPRQFYEHEEPAAAPPRSTDEIDYANLYFASKRNQVSEKENQPTEPDVILRRTQSFENDEKFYQKYAELRARIQANSCPHTILPSTPNNTKTSTTANNIGSNNNNTATTTTTTPATNVSSYLVQRSASLKDHRTLRKTTSNLVLGNTTTTPSAAVGPPVGLTSGTTNQSATGTTTAVNQSTTGSATATSATVSPPISPSGTPTTTPTAGQIRSFIPTINTTTNINKNTIANSNTDNSSTNMYADRYWKRYEDQPEVVRKSPQTISANNVTDQTPVGGSSRADLTEVTLTLNNNGTGADANKNHSLFELNRKYIEQAQKTKINNERNKFLSSLNEKRQQQLQEQPQPPEQQQSHEQGRDGRPGNGRTSAEASKETPPFEEPAQVKNVIPSSAVPAVAAGAQPPSPNVTSPSSHKLSPGNIFKNFFKSFVPPTRDEESETQRKAHAKRVRETRRSTQGVTLDEIKSAEQLVKKKNNATGAANESDTMASATATATTTPSSPLSSSASLSSNIDTSSFGSVSVNDRVPSVGGSTDQQQSSSHHVPSTASSAASDASSGAGKAPRSEQTAEEVAVSASFTIAAPGTGIEDGGDAGGGGSEVRRRRRSVPEQDEEEDDSKVTVSYTISAPVRQISPSSPRTNVTNSKESGELLSGAIAGDVPAVSATFHVPTVAGTDGVATSATIRTSSGAGGVVSNSDSSTVPTTTTTSNINTSVSSNNNHNTAATYTKRSLFDIDNANSLTLAEKLRHEANKYAIAAVADGDLDSHLTSRVTSSGGEGNGSSPNAPADNSATSAAAVPPASPTLRKADSAAMAAATAERRPSWRLKVDGGSKFKLEDASTPNAATQSSSASYESAAGNQAAEHGLGTAKLTSSSALAQRRAQQQNGDSTTTTGSTSSSSVTGSRPLAAGEQYNRVPGGASSTEQPTAATAAGGDTSSLLHLRRPPKSTGSAVGGEDNKENDKENDNRSTAQATQAVIQRRRRQKRRSTGVVTVGMEDLDPDRQDSPVDGEEKETGSERGRSRVGSTASELDTANQPQDSSRENGGDFIDYKALYEQEKADHDKLKMALRKKDEEVVTLKAALDRFTTATTKNNSLSELEKRERRAMERKMSEMEEELKLLQKYKTENERLRAENRALTRVVSKLTTSAQNQLHVSKQQ; translated from the exons GCCTGCATAGATGATAATCTGGATATGGTGGAGTTTCTAGTACAGAAAGGCGCCGACGTCAACCGAAAGGACAACGAAGGATGGACACCACTCCACGCAACAGCCTCATGCGG ATTTATAAGCATAGCACGCTACCTAATAGAGAACGGTGCAGATTTAGCGTCAATCAACAGCGATGGAGAGCTGGCGGTGGATCTGGCCAACTCAGACGCCATGGAGGACCTCATACAGCATCACCTCGATGAGCAGGAGATCGATTGCGAAGAGGCGCGTCAGGCGGAGGAGCGCATCATGCTTTGCGACGCGACCAAATGGCTCCGCACGGACAGTTCTGATTGTGATAAGCCGCACCCGAAGACAGGTGCCACTGCGATCCATGTTGCGGCCGGCAAGGGCTATATCGGCGTGCTGAAACTATTGCTTGAGGGCCGGGGTGATATCGACCGGCAGGATGTGGACGGTTGGACGCCACTGCATGCGGCCGCATACTGGGGCCAGAAGGAAGCCACACAGATGCTGCTGAACGCCAGTGCCGACATCGACATTCTGAACTACAGCGGTCAGCAGGCGATCGACATCGCCCAGGACGATATCGTATCGATGCTGAAAGACGCCCGGAAGAACGCGAAGCGCACGAAGCGCCGACCACCTAGTCACGGCCATAG AATTACGgacaattttgaaaataatacgGAAACTCCGACAAAGGTGATTCGGGTTGAGATGAAACCGATCGACAGCAACAAGGAGAAGGAAG TTGGACTCGTCGCCGTCggccacgacgacgacgatgaagagCAACAAGAACCCGAAGTGCCAGAAGAAccagaagaacaagaagaatcAGATGAAAAAGAtgaagaggagaaggaggagacGCCTGATGATACGGTAGACGAGGAGCCCATGGAGGAAGAAGTGGTGgtggaagaggaggaagaggaggaggaggaggagcaggaggaggaagaagaggatgAGGATgcagaagaagatgaagagcAGAAGGAGATCGTATCAAATGAGAAGAAACACCCGAGTCCTGCGCAGGATGTCACCGATTCGATGGATGCTTTATCGCACCGATCTCCGTATCAACGAGTATTATCACAAGCTGTGCGAGTGGGTGTAGATAAAGATAATGAAGAGAATGtcgaaacggaaaacgaagACGAAGGAGATGAAGAAGACAATGTCAGCGTGTCGTCGGAACCGTACTCTTCCTCGAATCCTTCCGCCGATAGTAGTCTGACCGAGTCCGAAACAG ATGAACTGAGACCACGGCCGGTGCCGATCATCTCGCGCCCAGAGCCCATTGCTCTAACTGGTCAGATTGTAGTGCCAAAACCTCGCGCCACCGATTCGGCACCTCCTGCTAGCGTGAGGACACAGGTGCCACCGCCGGCAACCCCGGCCAGCAATCCTCCTCCACCAACGGCCCCATGGCGTAGGCAGCGTGCCGTCCCGACACCCGTCCCACGCCAGTTCTACGAGCATGAAGAGCCTGCAGCTGCGCCTCCACGATCGACGGATGAAATCGACTACGCTAACCTCTATTTCGCATCCAAACGCAACC AAGtttcggaaaaagaaaaccaaccaaccgaaccggatgTGATACTGCGGAGGACCCAGAGTTTCGAGAACGATGAAAA GTTCTACCAGAAGTACGCAGAGCTGCGAGCGCGGATACAGGCTAACTCATGTCCTCACACGATCCTACCATCGACGCCTAATAACACTAAAACTAGTACCACCGCGAACAACATTGgcagcaacaataacaacactGCCACTACTACGACTACGACACCGGCAACTAACGTGTCGTCCTATTTGGTGCAGCGATCGGCTTCACTGAAGGATCATCGAACGTTAAG GAAAACAACCAGCAATTTGGTGCTGGGAAATACAACGACAACCCCGTCCGCAGCGGTTGGACCGCCGGTTGGGCTTACTTCCGGCACAACCAATCAATCAGCAACAGGCACGACGACCGCTGTGAATCAGTCAACAACCGGCAGTGCTACTGCTACATCCGCCACCGTCTCGCCACCGATCAGTCCTTCCGGAACACCAACAACTACACCCACTGCCGGACAGATCAGAAG CTTCATACCcaccatcaacaccaccacgaACATCAACAAAAATACCATCGCGAACAGCAACACTGACAACAGTAGCACCAACATGTATGCTGATCGGTACTGGAAACGGTACGAGGATCAACCGGAAGTGGTGCGCAAATCGCCGCAAACGATCAGCGCCAATAATGTCACCGATCAGACGCCCGTAGGTGGCTCGAGTCGTGCCGATCTTACTGAGGTCACTCTCACgctcaacaacaacggcaccgGTGCTGATGCCAACAAAAATCACAGCCTGTTCGAACTCAATCGCAAATACATTGAGCAGGCCCAGAAGACGAAGATCAATAATGAGCGTAATAAATTTCTCTCCTCACTCAACGAGAAGAGACAGCAGCAGCTACAGGAGCAACCTCAGCCGCCGGAACAGCAGCAATCACACGAGCAAGGACGAGACGGTCGACCCGGAAACGGTCGTACCAGCGCGGAAGCGTCGAAAGAGACACCGCCGTTCGAGGAACCGGCACAAGTGAAGAATGTAATTCCATCGTCTGCTGTGCCAGCGGTGGCGGCAGGGGCACAGCCACCGTCACCGAATGTAACCAGCCCATCGTCGCACAAGCTGTCGCCGGgcaatattttcaaaaacttTTTCAA ATCATTCGTACCACCGACGCGGGATGAAGAAAGCGAAACTCAACGGAAGGCCCATGCCAAGCGTGTACGAGAGACTCGTCGCTCGACCCAGGGCGTCACTCTTGACGAGATCAAGAGCGCCGAACAGttggtgaagaagaagaacaacgCTACAGGAGCTGCCAACGAG AGCGACACAATGGCATCTGCGACCGCGACTGCAACCACGACACCATCATCCCCATTATCATCCTCTGCTTCTCTCTCATCCAACATCGACACATCGTCGTTTGGATCCGTATCCGTGAACGACCGCGTGCCGTCGGTTGGCGGAAGCACCGATCAGCAGCAAAGTAGCAGCCATCACGTTCCTTCCACGGCATCATCTGCCGCCAGTGACGCCAGTAGCGGTGCCGGAAAGGCACCCCGCAGTGAGCAGACCGCAGAAGAGGTGGCGGTTTCTGCCAGCTTCACGATAGCCGCTCCAGGAACAGGCATCGAGGACGGTGGTGatgctggcggtggaggaAGTGAGGTTAGGAGACGGCGCCGGAGTGTTCCGGAACAGGACGAGGAAGAGGACGACAGTAAAGTGACGGTATCGTACACGATCAGTGCTCCGGTGCGGCAGATCTCACCTAGTAGCCCGAGGACGAACGTTACCAACTCCAAAGAAAGTGGCGAGCTGCTGAGTGGAGCCATTGCTGGTGATGTTCCTGCCGTTTCGGCAACGTTCCACGTGCCTACAGTTGCCGGAACAGATG GAGTTGCGACCTCAGCCACCATCCGAACATCGTCCGGAGCGGGTGGTGTCGTGAGTAATAGCGATAGTAGTACCgtccccaccaccaccaccacctccaacATCAACACCAGTGTATCCTctaacaacaaccacaacacaGCCGCAACCTACACTAAACGTTCACTGTTCGATATCGATAACGCCAACTCACTAACATTGGCCGAAAAGCTGCGCCACGAGGCAAACAAGTACGCCATCGCGGCCGTAGCGGATGGCGATCTGGACAGCCATCTTACATCCCGGGTAACAAGTAGCGGTGGCGAAGGGAACGGCAGCAGCCCGAATGCACCTGCGGACAATAGTGCCacgagtgctgctgctgttccgcCGGCGTCACCGACGCTGCGGAAGGCCGATTCCGCTGCGATGGCGGCTGCAACTGCCGAACGGAGACCCTCGTGGCGGTTGAAGGTGGACGGTGGCAGCAAG TTCAAACTGGAAGATGCGTCCACACCGAATGCCGCCACACAGTCGTCGTCGGCATCGTACGAATCAGCCGCCGGTAATCAAGCGGCAGAGCACGGTTTGGGCACTGCTAAGCTCACTTCCTCCTCCGCACTAGCCCAACGGAGGGCGCAACAGCAAAATGGCGATTCTACTACTACCACGGGATCGACGAGCAGCTCCAGCGTCACTGGTTCTCGTCCCCTGGCCGCCGGAGAACAGTACAACCGTGTGCCGGGTGGCGCTTCATCGACGGAACAACCTAcggctgctactgctgctggcggtGATACTAGTTCACTGCTGCATCTGCGACGGCCACCGAAGTCGACTGGTTCTGCGGTAGGCGGCGAAGACAATAAGGAGAACGACAAGGAGAATGACAATCGTAGCACGGCACAGGCAACGCAGGCGGTTATCCAGCGACGTCGGCGACAGAAACGTCGTTCAACCGGCGTTGTTACCGTTGGAATGGAG GATCTTGATCCCGATAGGCAAGATTCTCCCGtcgatggagaagaaaaagag ACTGGCTCGGAACGAGGTCGATCGCGTGTCGGTTCGACGGCTTCCGAGCTAGACACCGCCAACCAGCCGCAGGATTCATCGCGAGAAAATGGTGGCGATTTCATCGATTACAAAGCTCTCTATGAACAGGAAAA GGCCGATCATGATAAGCTTAAGATGGCTTTACGTAAGAAAGATGAAGAGGTGGTAACGCTTAAGGCAGCCCTCGATCGATTTACTACAGCG ACCACCAAAAACAACTCACTCTCTGAGCTGGAGAAGCGCGAACGGCGCGCCATGGAGCGAAAGATGTCGGAGATGGAAGAGGAGTTGAAG CTGTTGCAAAAGTATAAAACCGAAAACGAACGCCTACGGGCGGAAAATCGTGCCCTTACACGTGTCGTTTCGAAGCTAACGACATCAGCACAGAACCAACTACACGTCAGCAAACAGCAGTAG